A portion of the Fibrobacter sp. UWB16 genome contains these proteins:
- a CDS encoding metal ABC transporter substrate-binding protein: protein MKKFSFCSLAYAIFVAALFSLVACNSVSENKKQESHELSIITTIYPEYAWTKEILGARTDSVNLTLLIKNGIDLHSYKPTAHDVAKIASADMVIYVGGESDEWIKDALTASPKKDRVEINLMEALGDRVKAEEIVEGMQAEEEHHHEHAEAHEKHEHHDEHAEAHEHHHHDEEVENDEHVWLSLKNAEILVKKIAEELSKIDVTHASAYKQNAEVYIAQIQSLDAEYRTAVESAARKTVLFGDRFPFRYLVDDYGIKYYAAFVGCSAESEASFETIAFLAGKMDSESLPSIFIIENGNEKIAKAVLAASKKSQNAQILTINSMQSITEEQINNGINYLSLMKANLENLKKALN, encoded by the coding sequence ATGAAAAAGTTTTCATTTTGTTCTTTGGCGTACGCCATTTTTGTCGCAGCGCTCTTTTCTCTCGTAGCCTGCAACAGTGTTTCCGAAAACAAAAAGCAGGAATCACACGAACTATCCATCATCACCACCATTTATCCTGAATACGCGTGGACAAAAGAAATCCTCGGAGCACGCACCGATTCCGTCAATCTCACGTTGCTCATCAAGAACGGCATCGATTTGCACAGTTACAAGCCCACAGCTCACGATGTCGCAAAAATCGCTAGCGCCGATATGGTGATTTACGTCGGTGGCGAATCTGACGAATGGATCAAAGACGCGCTCACAGCCTCTCCGAAAAAGGACCGCGTTGAAATCAATTTGATGGAAGCTCTTGGCGACCGCGTAAAAGCGGAGGAAATCGTCGAAGGCATGCAGGCCGAAGAAGAACACCATCACGAACACGCAGAAGCTCACGAAAAACACGAGCATCATGACGAGCATGCCGAAGCTCATGAACACCACCATCACGATGAAGAAGTTGAAAACGATGAACACGTTTGGCTCTCGCTGAAAAATGCCGAAATTCTCGTCAAAAAAATCGCCGAAGAACTTTCCAAAATCGATGTCACCCACGCATCCGCCTACAAACAAAATGCCGAAGTCTACATTGCCCAAATCCAGTCCCTTGACGCAGAATACCGCACCGCAGTAGAAAGCGCCGCCCGCAAGACAGTTCTTTTCGGCGATCGATTTCCTTTTCGCTATCTGGTGGACGATTATGGCATTAAGTATTATGCCGCGTTTGTTGGCTGTTCCGCCGAAAGCGAGGCTAGCTTTGAAACTATCGCATTCCTCGCAGGAAAAATGGACAGCGAATCCCTCCCGTCAATTTTCATTATCGAAAACGGCAATGAAAAAATCGCAAAGGCAGTACTTGCCGCAAGTAAAAAATCCCAAAACGCACAAATTCTCACCATCAATTCAATGCAGTCTATCACAGAAGAGCAAATTAACAACGGCATCAATTACTTATCGCTAATGAAAGCCAACTTGGAAAACTTAAAAAAGGCTTTAAACTGA
- a CDS encoding ATP-dependent RecD-like DNA helicase — MDKKILATESIDEFIDALIEMRGLVPLNKHLLHLLFEIKNDISLHTQKFLTLCMSLLDDGNTRVPLDSQHFSAMWTRKWNGLVMLRISTAEEDIDEKAFATADDFASIIANGIQDILTSDFSTIMESRETDTASIEDSLSKPFILAKRESGTHLYFTKHFDAKCVIEKAAKILFKDGSKPTDEEIAQCTEKVASICKPFGDKPFTIKKRQAEAIIRGQTENLVVTGGPGTGKTTVVLYILWNLLANHSEMLDWNIYLAAPSGKAADRMRESLIDGLARIRDEQKTDNERIFRKLNELESSTIHRLLRFSKSNGGFMYNSEEQFPKNSIFVIDEASMIDIEMFAALLEAIPEGARIFILGDPFQLPSVDSGAVLGEILKVQSGKDFSVKLNESNRFDDRSNIGKLAAEIKEVAESKDNNKFVPHKFAHDSDEIGNARNLDETGNAATFKDKVFYRKLETDNTPLTKKEEDKRIESFIAEWSRDFAKLPELAEQINPQRTGTEADDPDHSETARRNQIWQLSLTKRILCAERRGLRGIENINKKVCSKIKSLWRAKKKSQGETVQWDDSGYFPGQLLIITRNQEMFKLYNGDTGIVVFDGNTPCLMLKKAPPQGSERTRDDFVFYPLSVLPEDSITTAFAITIHKSQGSEYKHVTMFLPTKIGHPLLTNQIIYTGITRAKESVTIIASDDTFKAAVTTVSERDTGISL; from the coding sequence ATGGACAAGAAAATACTCGCTACAGAATCGATTGACGAATTCATCGACGCGCTTATTGAAATGCGCGGACTCGTTCCGCTTAACAAGCACTTGCTCCATCTGCTTTTTGAAATCAAGAACGACATTTCGCTCCATACGCAAAAATTCCTGACGCTATGCATGTCGCTCCTCGACGACGGCAACACGCGTGTTCCGCTGGACTCCCAGCATTTCTCCGCAATGTGGACCCGCAAATGGAACGGCCTCGTGATGCTCCGCATCAGCACCGCCGAAGAAGACATCGACGAAAAAGCATTTGCAACCGCTGACGATTTCGCAAGCATTATCGCAAACGGCATTCAAGATATCCTCACAAGCGACTTTTCCACCATCATGGAAAGCCGCGAAACCGACACAGCATCCATCGAAGACTCTTTGAGCAAGCCGTTCATTCTCGCCAAGCGCGAAAGCGGTACGCACCTCTATTTCACCAAGCATTTCGATGCCAAATGCGTGATTGAAAAAGCGGCAAAAATTCTGTTCAAGGACGGCAGCAAACCGACCGATGAAGAAATCGCGCAGTGCACCGAAAAAGTCGCAAGCATCTGTAAGCCATTCGGCGACAAGCCCTTCACCATCAAGAAGCGCCAAGCCGAAGCCATTATCCGCGGGCAAACCGAAAACCTCGTTGTCACAGGCGGCCCAGGCACCGGCAAGACCACCGTCGTTCTCTACATTCTGTGGAACCTGCTCGCAAACCATAGCGAAATGCTCGACTGGAACATCTATCTCGCCGCTCCGAGCGGCAAGGCGGCCGACCGCATGCGCGAAAGCCTTATTGACGGCCTCGCCAGAATCCGCGACGAACAAAAGACCGACAACGAGCGCATTTTCCGCAAGCTGAACGAACTCGAAAGCAGCACCATCCACCGTCTGCTCCGATTCTCCAAAAGCAACGGCGGCTTCATGTACAATAGCGAAGAGCAATTCCCCAAGAATTCCATCTTCGTCATTGACGAAGCGAGCATGATCGACATCGAAATGTTCGCCGCACTTCTCGAAGCCATCCCCGAAGGCGCACGCATATTCATTCTCGGCGACCCGTTCCAGCTTCCGTCTGTTGATTCCGGCGCCGTCCTCGGCGAAATCCTGAAAGTGCAATCCGGCAAGGATTTTTCCGTCAAGCTCAACGAATCCAACCGATTTGACGATCGTTCAAACATCGGCAAACTCGCCGCAGAAATCAAGGAAGTCGCCGAGAGCAAGGACAACAATAAGTTCGTTCCGCACAAATTCGCACACGATTCCGACGAAATTGGGAATGCGCGCAATCTCGATGAAACGGGAAATGCCGCGACCTTCAAGGATAAAGTTTTCTACAGAAAACTAGAAACCGACAACACCCCGCTCACCAAAAAAGAAGAAGACAAACGCATCGAATCGTTCATTGCCGAATGGTCCCGCGATTTTGCCAAGCTCCCCGAGCTCGCCGAACAGATTAATCCGCAACGCACCGGCACCGAAGCAGACGATCCCGACCACAGCGAAACCGCCCGACGCAATCAAATCTGGCAACTTTCGCTGACAAAGCGAATCCTCTGTGCCGAACGCCGAGGCCTCCGTGGCATCGAAAACATAAACAAAAAAGTTTGTTCCAAAATCAAGAGCCTCTGGCGCGCCAAAAAGAAATCGCAAGGCGAAACCGTCCAATGGGATGATTCCGGCTACTTCCCGGGCCAACTCCTCATCATCACGCGCAACCAGGAAATGTTTAAGCTTTACAACGGCGACACGGGAATCGTCGTCTTCGACGGCAACACTCCCTGCCTCATGCTCAAAAAAGCGCCACCCCAAGGCAGCGAAAGAACCCGCGACGACTTCGTCTTCTACCCGCTCTCGGTCCTTCCTGAAGATTCCATCACCACCGCATTTGCCATCACCATCCACAAGTCGCAAGGCTCCGAGTACAAACACGTCACCATGTTCCTGCCGACAAAAATCGGTCACCCCCTCCTCACCAACCAAATCATATACACAGGCATCACCCGCGCCAAGGAAAGCGTCACCATCATCGCAAGCGACGACACATTCAAAGCCGCAGTCACCACCGTCAGCGAGCGCGACACGGGAATTTCGCTATAG
- a CDS encoding metal ABC transporter permease has translation MLDKLFFYLDFPFVRYAIIVGTLISLCSSLLGVTLVLKRYSYIGDGLSHVAFGALAIAAVLKVTNNMLIILPVTIAVAILLLCGSRDSRSGIQIKGDAAIAMVSAGALAIGYLLMNIFSSSANVAGDVCTTLFGSMSILTLKPTDVYLCVILSAIVLVTFVLFYHKIFAITFDENFARATGVNVNAFNLLIAIIIAAIIVLAMNLVGALLVSALVVFPALSAMRVFKSFFTVTVAAAVISVVCSLTGIIVAILAGTPVGSTIVAADIVAFLICYITSSIRCRRA, from the coding sequence ATGCTTGACAAACTATTTTTCTACCTAGACTTTCCTTTTGTACGCTACGCGATTATTGTCGGAACGCTCATCTCGCTATGTTCCTCGCTTTTGGGCGTCACGCTCGTTCTCAAGCGGTACTCCTACATAGGCGATGGACTTTCGCACGTCGCATTCGGAGCGCTCGCGATTGCAGCAGTTCTCAAAGTCACGAACAACATGCTCATCATTTTGCCCGTGACCATAGCCGTTGCAATTTTACTCCTTTGCGGCAGCAGAGACTCGCGTTCGGGCATACAAATCAAGGGCGATGCTGCCATAGCCATGGTTTCGGCAGGGGCCCTTGCCATCGGCTATTTGCTGATGAACATTTTTTCGTCATCGGCAAATGTCGCAGGAGATGTCTGCACAACGCTATTTGGCTCCATGTCCATTCTTACGCTCAAGCCGACAGACGTTTACCTTTGCGTAATCCTTTCTGCAATCGTCCTCGTAACATTCGTCCTCTTTTACCACAAGATTTTCGCCATCACATTTGATGAAAATTTTGCACGTGCAACAGGCGTAAATGTCAACGCATTCAACCTCCTTATCGCCATCATCATCGCAGCGATTATAGTCCTAGCCATGAATCTCGTTGGTGCGTTACTCGTTTCGGCGCTCGTTGTTTTCCCCGCGCTTTCAGCCATGCGAGTTTTCAAAAGCTTTTTCACAGTGACCGTTGCCGCAGCCGTAATTTCCGTCGTTTGTTCCCTCACCGGTATCATCGTTGCCATCCTCGCTGGAACCCCTGTCGGTTCAACGATTGTCGCTGCCGATATTGTCGCATTCCTCATCTGTTACATAACAAGTTCCATCCGCTGTAGGAGAGCTTAA
- a CDS encoding UvrD-helicase domain-containing protein produces the protein MENFSLQKFDPSKSLFIEASAGTGKTYTIQLMVAKLISLGTPLKKILIVTYTEKAAGELKDRIRKKIDEVLVSRKLDKTNGAEKELDDAALALFSKAYQDVDNAAIFTIHSFCQKALKEYAYDAGRPFDMSMIDDSEVHDLVEQFIRDKWSDNSDFQFLLKTDSAQSIANKVATGLENIVNVYRGSEGDREIIPLDKPEQITFGDTALSDDDIRTIAIAKTFDNILGIPVLGDAFSTLEKHPAEKFGKTSKNCISDFLSALKLWEKDKTLFSGVSFKDSDFVRTTWPTDAYEAFLSFKALKELLPSINSVLLNNFLISQAATVFDEWQKYKTEKKCQSFNDMILSVHRAALDTSKGDSLLKSRLRAQYTYAIIDEFQDTNQLQWDIFSAVFDKIFVVGDPKQSIYSFQSADVNVYQKAIHEINNGMSLQTNFRSTTGIINGCNELFKGDFFTPNEGATKLIDFEPSLPPQNEKQVKAPPKINNNEAAPIWISEQDINEVDFARAAVQKIIDWCTFVDGKTVLQVFKKEDCTQYRNVTFKDFAVLARSRGEMDAIEDAMRSAGVPFSRYKDSNLFSCRECAEWIAIFKAINAPDFSAWNRRLLSEALITDFFRIARQDIHYAESKAFDDPNNPVRQKLNAWTELAQKRRYAEMLERIYSDTQVEERLTEISRLQNLARLRQIGNYAIEYLYNHNCSIEDLVRHLEALASYSENADDEDGNLVEKSSDYDAVQVMTIHASKGLEFPVVISVAGFKGKRPATGPFLYHDNDEIRLGFSEHAKTTRELEELEEWKRLFYVDFTRASSILMLPRYEKWKNTKGVKPEYAFLESSINGLIENASELTTILPKTENWNPQKLSETVKERILKPLNENSEIGKALSADEIRDNIIQQKCAMANLQTKLADASIMQYSYSSLSGKADSPVDADDGNRTNREGEEIATSRTSTVQIRDIDTAAVNCTIAADALLDYQTHLNESAHRFPRGSHAGNALHRIFECTQFQKFGLENKTLEDAFANPQTRNIIEEEFKRESLPIWNHRDTWIDIATRYTWNTLNARLPEIAGNSVQYTEQDPAEIAKQDAPQTFALVDIPLSDHKPEVQFNQNATDERGENCANNESANDEKCAESGNILKRFCKGFIDLLFVRTINGQKYYSILDWKSDMLENNNYTPEALKEKVDNDYSIQRVLYSYCLIQWLKQFYGKGTAENLSESEIFEKHFGGIYYAFIRGTEGGTPKGIYAQTWNSFNDLASAYQKVKDLMSKPSIIKEEN, from the coding sequence ATGGAAAATTTCAGTCTCCAAAAATTCGACCCTTCCAAAAGCCTTTTCATTGAAGCCTCGGCAGGTACGGGCAAAACGTACACTATCCAGTTGATGGTCGCAAAGCTTATCAGCCTTGGCACACCGCTCAAGAAAATCCTCATCGTCACGTACACCGAGAAGGCCGCCGGCGAGCTCAAGGACCGCATCCGCAAAAAAATTGACGAAGTCCTCGTGAGCCGCAAACTCGATAAGACTAACGGAGCCGAAAAAGAACTCGACGACGCTGCACTTGCGCTGTTTTCCAAGGCTTACCAAGATGTAGACAACGCCGCCATCTTCACAATTCATTCGTTCTGCCAAAAGGCGCTCAAGGAATACGCCTACGATGCGGGCAGACCGTTTGACATGTCGATGATTGACGATAGCGAAGTTCACGATCTCGTTGAACAGTTCATTCGCGACAAGTGGAGCGACAATAGCGATTTCCAGTTTTTGCTCAAGACCGATTCGGCACAGTCCATCGCGAACAAAGTTGCAACGGGTCTCGAAAATATCGTCAACGTCTATCGCGGTAGTGAAGGCGACCGCGAAATCATTCCTCTCGACAAGCCTGAACAAATCACGTTCGGCGATACAGCTTTAAGCGATGATGACATTCGCACCATCGCCATTGCAAAAACGTTTGACAACATTCTCGGCATCCCTGTTTTGGGCGACGCATTTTCAACACTCGAAAAGCATCCGGCCGAAAAATTTGGCAAGACATCTAAGAATTGCATTAGCGATTTTTTAAGTGCGCTCAAGCTCTGGGAAAAAGACAAGACACTCTTTTCAGGAGTCTCGTTCAAGGATAGCGATTTCGTTCGCACAACATGGCCGACCGACGCATACGAAGCATTCTTATCTTTCAAAGCATTGAAAGAATTGCTCCCCTCCATCAATAGCGTTTTGCTCAATAACTTCTTGATTTCGCAAGCCGCAACCGTTTTCGACGAATGGCAAAAGTACAAGACCGAAAAGAAATGCCAGTCGTTCAACGACATGATACTCTCGGTGCACCGCGCAGCACTTGACACAAGCAAGGGCGATTCCTTGCTTAAGAGCAGGCTCCGCGCACAATACACATACGCCATCATTGACGAATTTCAGGACACAAACCAATTGCAATGGGATATTTTCAGTGCTGTTTTCGACAAGATTTTTGTCGTGGGCGATCCCAAGCAATCTATATACAGTTTCCAAAGCGCCGACGTGAACGTCTATCAAAAAGCCATTCACGAAATCAACAACGGCATGTCGCTACAGACAAATTTCAGATCCACCACAGGAATTATCAACGGCTGTAACGAACTATTCAAAGGCGACTTTTTCACACCGAACGAAGGAGCAACAAAGCTCATCGATTTTGAGCCTTCGCTCCCGCCGCAAAATGAAAAGCAAGTCAAGGCTCCGCCTAAGATTAACAACAATGAAGCAGCCCCCATTTGGATTAGCGAGCAAGACATCAACGAAGTGGATTTTGCGCGCGCCGCCGTTCAAAAAATCATTGACTGGTGTACTTTTGTCGATGGCAAAACCGTATTGCAAGTTTTCAAAAAAGAAGACTGCACACAATACCGGAACGTGACATTCAAGGATTTTGCCGTACTCGCCCGCAGCCGTGGTGAAATGGACGCCATCGAAGATGCGATGCGCTCCGCTGGAGTTCCGTTCAGCCGTTACAAAGACAGCAATCTTTTCAGTTGTCGTGAATGCGCTGAATGGATTGCCATTTTCAAGGCGATTAACGCGCCCGATTTCTCGGCATGGAACAGACGCCTTTTAAGCGAAGCACTCATCACGGACTTTTTCAGAATCGCCCGCCAAGACATCCACTACGCCGAAAGCAAAGCGTTCGATGATCCAAACAATCCCGTGCGACAAAAATTAAACGCATGGACAGAACTGGCACAAAAGCGCCGTTATGCCGAAATGCTCGAACGCATCTACAGCGATACGCAAGTTGAAGAACGTTTGACAGAAATTTCGAGATTGCAAAATTTGGCAAGGCTCCGTCAAATCGGCAATTACGCCATCGAATACCTTTACAATCACAACTGCTCCATTGAAGATCTTGTGCGCCACTTGGAAGCGCTCGCAAGCTACAGCGAAAACGCCGATGATGAAGATGGCAACCTCGTTGAAAAAAGTAGCGATTACGACGCCGTGCAAGTCATGACGATTCACGCCTCGAAAGGCCTTGAATTCCCTGTCGTGATTTCTGTCGCAGGTTTCAAGGGCAAGCGTCCCGCAACAGGCCCGTTCCTTTACCATGACAACGATGAAATTCGCCTCGGATTCAGTGAACACGCCAAGACCACGCGCGAACTCGAAGAACTTGAAGAATGGAAGAGACTCTTCTATGTTGATTTCACACGTGCATCTTCGATTCTCATGTTGCCACGTTACGAGAAATGGAAAAATACCAAAGGCGTCAAGCCGGAATACGCATTCCTTGAAAGTTCCATCAATGGTCTCATAGAGAACGCATCGGAACTGACAACGATTTTACCGAAAACGGAAAACTGGAATCCGCAAAAGCTAAGCGAAACCGTCAAGGAGCGCATTTTAAAACCGCTCAATGAAAATTCCGAAATCGGGAAAGCATTAAGCGCTGACGAAATTCGAGATAACATCATCCAACAAAAATGCGCCATGGCAAATTTGCAAACCAAGCTCGCCGACGCAAGCATCATGCAGTATTCGTACAGTTCGCTTTCGGGCAAAGCGGATTCGCCTGTAGACGCAGATGATGGGAACCGCACGAACCGCGAAGGCGAAGAAATCGCAACATCGCGCACGTCAACGGTCCAGATTCGCGATATCGATACCGCAGCAGTCAACTGCACCATCGCAGCCGACGCTTTGCTCGATTATCAGACGCATTTGAACGAGAGCGCACACAGGTTCCCGCGCGGTTCACACGCCGGTAACGCACTCCACCGCATTTTCGAATGCACCCAATTCCAAAAGTTCGGTCTGGAAAACAAGACGCTCGAAGACGCGTTCGCGAATCCGCAAACGAGAAACATCATCGAAGAAGAATTCAAGCGCGAATCGCTCCCCATCTGGAATCATCGAGACACCTGGATTGACATAGCCACACGCTACACGTGGAATACGCTGAACGCAAGGCTGCCAGAAATCGCGGGCAATTCCGTGCAATACACAGAGCAAGATCCCGCGGAAATCGCAAAACAAGATGCGCCGCAGACATTTGCGCTGGTTGACATTCCGCTAAGCGACCACAAGCCCGAGGTACAGTTCAACCAGAACGCCACCGATGAACGCGGCGAGAATTGCGCAAACAACGAAAGCGCAAATGACGAAAAATGCGCCGAAAGTGGCAACATTCTCAAGCGTTTCTGCAAGGGTTTCATCGACCTCCTTTTCGTCCGCACTATAAACGGCCAAAAGTACTATTCCATTCTCGACTGGAAATCGGACATGCTCGAGAACAACAACTACACGCCCGAAGCGCTCAAGGAAAAAGTCGATAACGATTACTCCATCCAGCGCGTACTCTACAGCTATTGTCTGATCCAATGGCTCAAGCAGTTCTACGGCAAAGGCACAGCCGAGAACTTGAGCGAATCTGAAATTTTCGAAAAGCACTTTGGCGGCATTTATTACGCATTCATTCGCGGCACCGAAGGCGGCACACCCAAGGGCATTTACGCACAAACTTGGAACAGTTTTAACGACCTCGCAAGCGCCTATCAAAAAGTAAAAGATCTCATGAGCAAGCCCTCCATCATTAAGGAGGAAAACTAA
- a CDS encoding metal ABC transporter ATP-binding protein, giving the protein MFLLKCNKLTLGYNNKDILHSFDYGIHSGEYLCIIGRNGCGKTTFLRGLAGVLRPKSGKIELCDNLKRNQIGYLSQITIAQKDFPASVEEIVLSAFQGKSLLLPFYGKALRKRASECLELTRTENLRKESFRELSGGQKQRVLLARALCAAERLLLLDEPVTGLDPESSQNMYNIIKDLHEYKNMTIVMVTHDIEAARNNSTRILNFNELMQ; this is encoded by the coding sequence ATGTTTCTGCTCAAGTGCAACAAATTAACACTGGGATACAACAACAAAGACATTCTCCACAGTTTTGATTACGGGATTCATTCCGGCGAATACCTCTGCATCATAGGCAGAAACGGCTGCGGAAAGACGACGTTCTTGCGCGGCCTCGCCGGAGTTTTACGCCCAAAATCTGGGAAGATCGAACTTTGCGACAATCTCAAGCGAAACCAAATCGGCTACTTGTCGCAAATCACGATAGCGCAAAAAGATTTCCCGGCATCTGTCGAAGAAATCGTCCTTTCGGCATTTCAAGGAAAAAGCTTGTTGTTGCCATTTTACGGGAAAGCCCTCCGCAAACGCGCAAGCGAGTGTTTAGAACTCACGCGGACAGAGAATCTGCGGAAAGAAAGTTTCCGAGAACTCTCTGGCGGTCAAAAGCAGCGCGTTCTTTTGGCGAGGGCATTGTGCGCTGCCGAAAGGCTTCTGCTTTTGGACGAGCCCGTCACAGGACTAGATCCCGAATCATCGCAGAACATGTACAACATCATCAAGGACCTTCACGAATATAAAAACATGACTATCGTGATGGTAACGCACGACATTGAGGCCGCACGCAACAACTCTACTAGAATACTCAATTTCAACGAATTAATGCAATAA
- a CDS encoding Hsp20/alpha crystallin family protein, producing MMNTQILPNAFYGIQNFIDSLNAAKAQGECTYTPKADYYETEGGFALEVELPGVKKEDMDIQVEKNILTVKATRARKDEKFTYERSFRLADDIDTENIKVSLENGILKFDLTKKAQAAARKITIA from the coding sequence ATGATGAACACACAGATCCTTCCGAACGCTTTCTATGGTATCCAGAACTTCATTGACAGCTTGAACGCCGCAAAGGCACAGGGCGAATGCACTTACACGCCGAAGGCAGACTACTACGAAACCGAAGGCGGCTTTGCTCTCGAAGTCGAGCTTCCGGGTGTCAAGAAAGAAGACATGGACATCCAGGTCGAAAAGAATATCTTGACCGTCAAGGCGACCCGCGCACGCAAGGACGAAAAGTTCACTTACGAACGTAGCTTCCGCTTGGCAGACGATATCGATACCGAAAACATTAAAGTCTCCTTGGAAAACGGTATCCTGAAATTCGACCTTACCAAGAAAGCTCAGGCTGCAGCCCGCAAAATTACCATCGCCTAA
- a CDS encoding TonB-dependent receptor, giving the protein MMNNTLIRAVMGSLLCGGFLHFSFAQEFIQDLGNSTVVAEQSSETILNGLREDEVLKDEKLDRKISTTIAETIKNEPDIAIRSMGPAAARPVIKGLSGSHVTLTEDGSFCGDMSATSPDHAVASEVLTAHKLRITRGPQILAQSFATAGGVIQVNHQDIPYDDSLFHGYIADYAETGQPGFATVVGVNSNIHRLSLKGEVSARNMGDMQTPKGTLKNTDIENRSIAIGAAYSLDRFKFGASFRSFNSDYGIPGGFIGGHPNGVDIELSKRDFTLQGLYIPTARPDTLNVIFRYNQYHHREFETKKYVGAEFAVNQANLRIEKFIANSGPFFGIRLGTELNSRSVEMGGYVFTPPTNSYAASLFSIVSLNGWWNGLEITLSARLGGAFFRPRESIVADKDAIEDRNFALWAFAAEFSQIVAPGKFLTLDVFRTTRAPTIEELYNQGPHLAAYTYERGYHKLDAESGYGAELEFRDYGEHFNWRASTHITWFLNHLAPRATGDTNWSQLLPIYQVSGDDALLMGASASIETSAKQGFYAQAGASYVCGFYQNENWSDMPQIPPFHFHAEMAYIWQHVRAGINTEFALAQNRLDRYEQRTPGYVTFGALLEFHWALTHTNYSIILRGDNLFNADVRNHLSRLKSVMPEKGRNINILAKVEI; this is encoded by the coding sequence ATGATGAATAACACCCTTATTAGGGCTGTCATGGGGAGCCTCCTTTGCGGAGGCTTCCTTCATTTTTCTTTTGCCCAAGAATTTATCCAAGATTTAGGCAATTCAACAGTTGTCGCTGAACAATCTAGCGAAACAATTTTAAACGGACTCCGCGAAGACGAAGTTTTAAAAGACGAAAAGCTCGATCGCAAAATTTCTACAACTATTGCAGAGACTATAAAAAACGAGCCTGATATCGCCATCCGCTCCATGGGCCCCGCCGCCGCACGCCCCGTCATCAAGGGACTTTCCGGCAGCCACGTCACGCTTACCGAAGACGGTTCCTTTTGTGGAGACATGAGTGCAACATCGCCCGATCACGCCGTCGCATCCGAAGTCCTGACAGCACACAAATTGCGCATCACGCGCGGACCGCAAATTCTCGCACAATCTTTCGCCACCGCAGGCGGCGTCATTCAAGTAAATCACCAAGACATTCCCTACGATGATTCGCTTTTCCACGGCTACATCGCAGACTACGCCGAAACAGGGCAACCGGGATTCGCCACCGTCGTAGGCGTGAACAGCAACATCCACAGACTATCGCTCAAAGGCGAAGTTTCTGCACGTAACATGGGCGACATGCAAACGCCCAAAGGCACGCTCAAAAATACGGATATCGAAAACAGGAGCATCGCCATCGGTGCCGCCTACAGCCTTGACCGTTTCAAGTTTGGAGCCTCATTCCGCTCGTTCAATTCCGATTACGGCATCCCCGGCGGATTCATCGGCGGACACCCCAACGGCGTAGACATTGAACTATCCAAACGCGATTTTACTTTGCAAGGACTGTACATTCCCACAGCACGCCCCGACACACTCAACGTTATCTTCCGCTACAATCAATACCACCACAGGGAATTTGAGACAAAGAAATACGTTGGCGCAGAATTCGCGGTCAATCAAGCAAACTTGCGCATTGAAAAATTCATCGCCAATAGCGGTCCATTTTTCGGCATTCGCCTCGGCACAGAACTCAACAGCCGCTCTGTCGAAATGGGCGGTTACGTCTTTACGCCTCCCACCAATTCTTACGCTGCATCGCTATTTTCCATCGTAAGTTTAAACGGATGGTGGAATGGTTTAGAAATTACCTTGTCAGCACGACTAGGCGGAGCATTTTTTAGGCCACGCGAAAGCATCGTTGCAGACAAAGACGCTATTGAAGACCGCAATTTTGCACTATGGGCTTTCGCTGCCGAATTTTCACAAATCGTCGCCCCCGGGAAATTCCTGACACTTGATGTTTTCCGCACCACACGCGCCCCGACCATCGAAGAACTCTACAACCAAGGTCCACATCTCGCCGCCTACACTTACGAACGCGGCTATCACAAGCTCGATGCCGAAAGCGGTTACGGAGCAGAACTCGAATTTCGAGATTACGGCGAGCACTTCAACTGGCGAGCCTCAACACACATCACCTGGTTCCTGAATCACTTGGCACCACGCGCCACTGGAGACACCAACTGGTCCCAACTTTTGCCAATCTACCAGGTCAGTGGAGATGACGCCCTCCTCATGGGCGCAAGCGCATCCATCGAGACTTCTGCAAAGCAGGGATTTTACGCCCAAGCGGGTGCGAGTTACGTTTGCGGATTTTACCAGAACGAAAACTGGAGCGATATGCCACAAATTCCGCCGTTCCATTTTCACGCCGAAATGGCTTACATTTGGCAACACGTCCGCGCAGGCATCAACACGGAATTTGCACTCGCGCAAAACCGCCTAGACCGCTACGAACAACGCACACCCGGCTACGTCACGTTCGGTGCGCTACTGGAATTCCATTGGGCGCTTACGCATACCAATTACAGCATCATCCTCCGTGGCGATAACTTGTTCAATGCCGATGTCCGCAACCATCTTTCGCGCCTCAAATCCGTCATGCCCGAAAAAGGACGTAATATAAACATCCTCGCCAAAGTCGAGATTTAG